The following coding sequences lie in one Arachis hypogaea cultivar Tifrunner chromosome 9, arahy.Tifrunner.gnm2.J5K5, whole genome shotgun sequence genomic window:
- the LOC112712306 gene encoding UPF0725 protein At1g23960, with the protein MRGSTSSKEEEEEKVVEDTAASDKEEEMVEETKDDTDPDEYVLVEPRRFMTDEEILEHRRQVIESDGFDVEQFEGRLPGSIKPYNLTEPRCRLLIGYSKLALEVYNENNETKFEFYELKKANSQGVAGVMFYITFEAISGNTIGTFRARVWKKIMKGLQVMSCERHL; encoded by the exons ATGAGAGGCAGTACCTcctccaaagaagaagaagaagagaaagttgTTGAGGATACGGCTGCCTctgacaaagaagaagaaatggtggAAGAGACAAAAGATGATACTGATCCCGATGAATATGTACTGGTTGAGCCTAGACGCTTCATGACTGATGAAGAAATTCTTGAACATCGGAGGCAGGTTATTGAAAGCGAC GGATTCGATGTTGAGCAGTTTGAAGGCAGGCTACCTGGTTCAATTAAGCCATATAACTTGACCGAACCAAGATGCCGTCTCTTGATAGGTTATTCCAAGCTAGCTTTGGAAGTCTACAATGAGAACAAC GaaacaaaatttgaattttatgagctTAAGAAAGCAAATTCTCAAGGTGTTGCTGGTGTAATGTTCTACATTACTTTTGAGGCGATATCTGGCAATACAATTGGAACCTTCCGTGCTAGGGTATGGAAAAAGATAATGAAAGGTTTGCAGGTTATGTCTTGTGAGAGGCATTTGTGA